The Bacteroidota bacterium DNA window CACACCACAACGCGCTCGATTTCGATCTCTTCCTTCGCATTGCTGATGAATTGTATCTCAAGCGATTAATTGTTGGCGGTCTGGCCGAGGGCGTCTATGAGATTGCGAAAGATTTCCGTAACGAGGGCATGGACAAGAATCACAGCCCCGAATTCACGATGGCTGAAATCTACATCGCATACAAAGATTACGAGTGGATGATGGCCTTTACCGACGAGATGCTCGCGGAAGTTGCGCGTGAGGTAACCGGAGGTTCGACACAGGTTGCACAGCCCGATGGCTCTATCTTAAATTTCACACCGCCATTTCGCCGCCTTTCGATGGTCGATGCGATCGAAGGCGCGACGGGAGTCAACGTCGGCGATATGAATGAGGACGAGTTGACCATTACCGCGAAGAAGCTTGGGATCGCGCTCGAACCTAGTTCCGGCGCTGGCAAGATCATCGACGAAATCTTCTCCGCAAAGGTCGAGCACACACTCATCGAGCCAACATTCATTACCGATTATCCACTTTCGATGTCGCCGCTGGCGAAGAAACATCCAACGAAGGCCGGCCTAGTCGAACGGTTTGAACTGTACATTAACGGCCAGGAGCTCGCGAATTCGTTCAGCGAACTGAATGATCCACTCGATCAGCGCGCTCGATTTGTGGAGCAGGCGCGCCTGCGTTCAAAGGGCGATGAAGAGGCGATGGTACTCGATGAAGACTTTCTGCGTTCGCTCGAATATGGCATGCCGCCCATGGGCGGTCTTGGCTTCGGCGTTGACCGGTTAGTGATGATGATGACCGGCGAAGAGTCAATTCGGGATGTGGTACTATTCCCCGCAATGCGCCCGGAACGTACTTCCTGACGTATCTCCAGCGATATGCATGAGTTAGGCGGTTTTCATTCATGGATAGATTTTGAGTGGGACCGGTGTTTACCGCTCTTCATTTTCTCTGACGATCCGTTAATATGATGAATCTTGTCGAGCGCGAAAAAGCAGCGCTATTTCCAACCTACGATCGGCTTCCGATCGGAGCCGTTACCCATGCGGAAGGTGTCCACATCCATACCGAAGATGGCACGGCATATCTCGATGCCATTGCCGGGCTTGGGGTGAACGCGCTTGGACATTCGCATCCGGCACTCGTCGCCGCCATTCGCGAGCAAGCGGGCAAGTATTTACATCTTTCGAATCTTTACCTTCAGGAGCCGCAGGTCGTGCTGGCCGAGAAGCTTGCTCGCGCCTCCGGATTCGAACGCGTCTTCTTTACCAACTCCGGTACGGAGGCGGTCGAAGGTGCGATCAAAGTAGTCCGTCGCTTCTTCTCCAGTCCCACCAAAACCGAAGTCATTGGAGTGGCAAACGGCTTTCATGGCCGGACTTATGGACCGCTTTCGGTCATGGATAAAGCGAAGTATCGCGACAGCTTCGGGCCATTCGTTGCTGATTCCACTTGCATTGCATACGATGCCGCGGCACTTGAGGAGGCAGTCTCCGCTCGCACGGCGGCTGTTATTATCGAGCCGATCCAGGGCGAAGGCGGCATTGTCGAAATCGATCAGGAGTTCGCCGATATTCTCGTACAGCTTCGCGCACAGCACAACTTTTTGCTGATTGCGGATGAAATTCAATCCGGCATCGGACGCACGGGCCGCTTCTTCGCTTACGAGCATTATCATCTGAAGCCGGACATCGTCGTATGTGCGAAGGCAATCGGTGGAGGTCTGCCGCTTGGCGCAATCCTGGCGCGACGCGAGATTGCGGATGTCATGAAGGCCGGAGTCCATGGGACCACGTTTGGGGGAAATCCTCTCGCCTGTGTCGCGGGT harbors:
- the lysS gene encoding lysine--tRNA ligase, translated to MTIHTPPTEHAEEIKDALRHIEEAERPDALTDQERERRSSLEALRKLGVDPFAATSFERTRFSFEAAALFDENAPDAHPTASVAGRIMGIRRMGKASFIHIQDEYGKIQLYFKTNDLPDRYGLLHYLDFGDIIGANGYVFRTRTGEVTLHVASFEILAKAIRPLPVVKEETDPVTGETIRHDAFSDKELRYRQRYVDLIVNADIRKTFRTRAKIISTIRRYFDSRGYLEVETPVLQPIYGGAYARPFITHHNALDFDLFLRIADELYLKRLIVGGLAEGVYEIAKDFRNEGMDKNHSPEFTMAEIYIAYKDYEWMMAFTDEMLAEVAREVTGGSTQVAQPDGSILNFTPPFRRLSMVDAIEGATGVNVGDMNEDELTITAKKLGIALEPSSGAGKIIDEIFSAKVEHTLIEPTFITDYPLSMSPLAKKHPTKAGLVERFELYINGQELANSFSELNDPLDQRARFVEQARLRSKGDEEAMVLDEDFLRSLEYGMPPMGGLGFGVDRLVMMMTGEESIRDVVLFPAMRPERTS
- a CDS encoding acetylornithine transaminase — its product is MMNLVEREKAALFPTYDRLPIGAVTHAEGVHIHTEDGTAYLDAIAGLGVNALGHSHPALVAAIREQAGKYLHLSNLYLQEPQVVLAEKLARASGFERVFFTNSGTEAVEGAIKVVRRFFSSPTKTEVIGVANGFHGRTYGPLSVMDKAKYRDSFGPFVADSTCIAYDAAALEEAVSARTAAVIIEPIQGEGGIVEIDQEFADILVQLRAQHNFLLIADEIQSGIGRTGRFFAYEHYHLKPDIVVCAKAIGGGLPLGAILARREIADVMKAGVHGTTFGGNPLACVAGSVVLDLVEKNYMDNAAHEGEHLKTHFEALMHQHPKLIRDVRGRGLMLGIEFASGARHVQKHLFDQHIITNVTAGEVLRMLPPLIFERKHSDELLAAIEGALSSPELH